A genomic stretch from Acinonyx jubatus isolate Ajub_Pintada_27869175 chromosome E2, VMU_Ajub_asm_v1.0, whole genome shotgun sequence includes:
- the ZNF835 gene encoding zinc finger protein 835, with protein sequence MEGLSSVATPQGPEVGESREQEGRFKGRQENQKSCLKQEATAPGEEPARDGVQERGELGGVPGTGRSPPLPQAGGRPPRRGAPRKNPKQKRAGSGEEERGGGGPRKPWTCGDCGKAFSYCSAFTLHQRTHTGERPFACADCGKAFSQSVHLTLHRRTHTGERPYACPECGKAFSQGSYLASHWRTHTGERPHRCADCGKAFARPTHLAQHRRVHTGERPYACGQCAKAFRNRSSLLEHQRVHTGEKPYACARCQKAFRFSSALIRHRRTHTAERPYACGQCAKAFTQLAHLAQHRRVHTGEKPYACPECGAPFSQSASLAEHRRIHTGEKPYACAQCGKAFTQVSHLAQHRRVHTGERPYACADCGRAFSNRSHLAQHRLVHTGARPYRCPECGAAFGHVSSLIEHQKIHTGEKPYRCGDCGKAFSQGSSLTLHRRTHTGERPYACPECGKAFSNRSYLIQHHIVHTGEKPYECGGCGKAFSFSSALIRHQRTHADGRPCPRARCGHPATSLPHPTGPPGSPREEEPGGGSDPTQSATDRQKDELMPNGDL encoded by the coding sequence ATGGAAGGACTCTCGAGCGTGGCCACCCCCCAGGGCCCCGAGGTGGGGGAATCCCGGGAACAAGAGGGTCGGTTCAAGGGCCGGCAGGAGAACCAGAAAAGCTGTCTGAAGCAAGAGGCCACGGCCCCCGGGGAAGAGCCCGCCAGGGACGGTGTGCAGGAGCGGGGCGAGCTCGGCGGGGTGCCGGGAACCGGCCGGAGTCCTCCCCTGCCCCAAGCCGGCGGCCGGCCACCGAGGCGCGGCGCACCCAGGAAGAACCCGAAGCAGAAGAGGGCGGGCTCCGGCGAGGAGGAGCGAGGAGGGGGCGGCCCCCGGAAGCCGTGGACGTGCGGGGACTGCGGCAAGGCCTTCAGCTACTGCTCGGCCTTCACCCTGCACCAGAGAACCCACACCGGCGAGAGGCCGTTCGCGTGCGCCGACTGCGGCAAGGCCTTCAGCCAGAGCGTCCACCTGACGCTCCACCGGCGCACGCACACGGGCGAGCGGCCGTACGCCTGCCCCGAGTGCGGCAAGGCCTTCAGCCAGGGCTCCTACCTGGCGTCGCACTGGCGCACGCACACGGGCGAGCGGCCGCACCGCTGCGCCGACTGCGGCAAGGCCTTCGCGCGCCCCACGCACCTGGCGCAGCACCGGCGCGTGCACACGGGCGAGCGGCCGTACGCGTGCGGCCAGTGCGCCAAGGCCTTCCGCAACCGCTCGTCCCTGCTGGAGCACCAGCGCGTgcacacgggcgagaagccgTACGCGTGCGCGCGCTGCCAGAAGGCCTTCCGCTTCTCCTCGGCGCTCATCCGCCACCGGCGCACGCACACGGCCGAGCGGCCGTACGCCTGCGGCCAGTGCGCCAAGGCCTTCACGCAGCTCGCGCACCTGGCGCAGCACCGGCGCGTgcacacgggcgagaagccgTACGCGTGCCCCGAGTGCGGCGCGCCCTTCAGCCAGAGCGCCTCGCTGGCCGAGCACCGGCGCATTCACACGGGCGAGAAGCCATACGCGTGCGCGCAGTGCGGCAAGGCCTTCACGCAGGTGTCGCACCTGGCGCAGCACCGCCGCGTGCACACGGGTGAGCGGCCGTACGCGTGCGCCGACTGCGGCCGCGCCTTCAGCAACCGCTCACACCTGGCACAGCACCGCCTCGTGCATACGGGCGCGCGGCCCTACCGGTGCCCGGAGTGCGGGGCGGCCTTCGGGCACGTGTCGTCCCTTATCGAGCACCAGAAGAtccacacgggcgagaagccctACCGCTGCGGGGACTGCGGCAAGGCCTTCAGCCAGGGCTCGTCGCTGACGCTGCACCGGCGCACGCACACGGGCGAGCGGCCCTACGCGTGCCCCGAGTGCGGCAAGGCCTTCAGCAACCGCTCCTACCTGATCCAGCACCACATCGTgcacacgggcgagaagccctACGAGTGCGGCGGCTGCGGCAAGGCCTTCAGCTTCTCCTCCGCGCTCATTCGGCACCAGCGGACGCACGCCGACGGGAGGCCCTGTCCGCGCGCCCGCTGCGGCCACCCCGCCACCTCGCTGCCGCACCCGACGGGGCCCCCGGGCTCCCCCCGGGAGGAGGAGCCAGGCGGCGGCAGCGACCCCACACAGAGTGCCACAGACCGGCAGAAGGACGAGCTGATGCCTAACGGGGACCTCTGA